The Dethiosulfovibrio peptidovorans DSM 11002 genome has a window encoding:
- a CDS encoding MATE family efflux transporter — MTSKERSERMGSDPIWRLIFQFSLPAIVGMVASALYNIVDRMFIGHAVGPNGIAAITVAFPFFLLVISTGILIGVGTSSQISRRLGENEQDRAQLAMGNGFLAILVFSVVLMVLAFFFMEELMYLCGASETLMPLTRSYMLVILWGVPFQLISFCCNYFIRAEGHPRYAMWTLILGACANVFLDWIFIVKMGMGVKGAALGTVLAQLGAACWVLLFYLKGMGELRFTRESFRPRKRIMAEMIAVGFSPFMMEMFFVFVMVIFNRTLSRLGGELAVSAMGIFFSLDSLLFMPAVGIGEASQPIIGYNYGAGNFDRVKKTVSMAMASAVIFFLCSLIVAELFPRQMAMLFNKESEPLLDMAERAIRIGYIGAPLAGVAIISGFVFQALGKAKQSLILNMCRQVIFLLPPLFILPPLLGVDGVWLSFPIVDVGGGILGWYMVRAEMRRWVNPPDMVVKV, encoded by the coding sequence ATGACATCTAAAGAACGTTCTGAGCGTATGGGTAGTGACCCGATCTGGCGGCTAATTTTTCAGTTTTCCCTTCCGGCCATAGTGGGAATGGTCGCCAGTGCCCTTTATAACATAGTGGATCGAATGTTCATAGGTCACGCCGTCGGTCCTAACGGGATAGCCGCTATAACCGTGGCTTTCCCGTTTTTCCTTCTCGTCATATCCACCGGTATTCTTATAGGCGTGGGAACCTCGTCTCAGATATCCAGAAGACTTGGGGAAAACGAGCAGGACAGGGCTCAACTTGCCATGGGAAACGGCTTCCTGGCCATCCTGGTGTTCTCGGTGGTTCTCATGGTGCTGGCCTTTTTCTTTATGGAAGAGCTTATGTATCTCTGCGGTGCCAGCGAGACCCTGATGCCTCTGACGCGATCCTATATGTTGGTAATACTTTGGGGCGTCCCCTTCCAGCTGATAAGCTTTTGCTGCAATTACTTCATAAGGGCCGAGGGGCATCCGAGATACGCCATGTGGACCCTTATCCTCGGGGCCTGCGCCAATGTCTTTCTGGACTGGATTTTCATAGTGAAGATGGGCATGGGGGTTAAGGGGGCGGCTCTTGGGACGGTGCTGGCTCAATTGGGAGCCGCCTGCTGGGTGTTGCTGTTTTACCTTAAGGGGATGGGCGAGCTTCGTTTCACCCGAGAGAGCTTTCGTCCCAGAAAGAGGATAATGGCGGAGATGATAGCGGTAGGCTTTTCTCCCTTCATGATGGAGATGTTCTTTGTCTTCGTAATGGTCATATTCAACCGTACCCTGAGCCGTCTGGGAGGGGAGCTGGCGGTCTCCGCCATGGGCATCTTCTTCAGCCTCGACAGCCTGCTGTTTATGCCGGCGGTCGGTATAGGAGAGGCGTCTCAGCCCATAATAGGGTACAACTACGGGGCGGGGAATTTCGACAGAGTTAAGAAGACCGTCAGCATGGCCATGGCGTCCGCGGTGATTTTCTTCCTCTGTTCGTTGATCGTTGCAGAACTTTTCCCGAGGCAGATGGCCATGCTGTTCAACAAGGAGAGCGAGCCTCTACTGGATATGGCTGAGAGGGCCATCCGAATAGGCTATATAGGGGCCCCTCTGGCGGGAGTCGCCATAATATCGGGGTTCGTATTTCAGGCCCTAGGTAAGGCGAAACAGAGCCTCATACTCAATATGTGCCGCCAGGTGATCTTTCTGTTGCCTCCGTTGTTTATACTTCCCCCTCTGTTGGGCGTGGACGGAGTATGGCTTTCCTTCCCGATCGTCGACGTGGGTGGCGGTATACTGGGTTGGTACATGGTCAGAGCGGAGATGCGCCGTTGGGTGAATCCTCCGGATATGGTCGTCAAGGTTTAG
- a CDS encoding DUF362 domain-containing protein — translation MTSTVYFSDMRSKTPEDNKGNKIRRLLEAAGGRTLRKGDLTAVKLHFGERGCDGFIRPIFVRKAVDWAKEKGAKPFLTDTNTLYTGSRKNSVDHLLTAIEHGFGFEVTGAPLVIADGLRSGNFQEIPVRGEVFSSVKIASDIRSSDSMVVLSHFKGHVMAGFGGAVKNLAMGCAPAEGKKEQHSARMSVDDEKCVGCGRCFRNCPVKAISMTGGKAVIDKDVCIGCGECLTVCPASAISLDWRTDVVQFHRRMAEYALGAVADKETKTVFLNFIMDVTPQCDCVPWSDASVVPDIGLAASTDPVALDKACLDMVISRAGTDPFKDLYDKIDSMEQLRHGEAVGLGHLDYVLREM, via the coding sequence ATGACTTCGACCGTTTATTTCAGCGATATGAGGAGCAAGACGCCGGAGGACAACAAGGGCAACAAGATACGTCGTCTTCTAGAAGCAGCCGGAGGAAGGACTTTACGAAAAGGGGACCTTACGGCGGTAAAGCTTCATTTCGGCGAGAGGGGATGCGATGGTTTCATACGCCCTATCTTCGTGAGAAAAGCGGTGGACTGGGCCAAGGAAAAGGGGGCTAAGCCCTTTCTTACAGACACGAACACTCTCTACACCGGCAGCAGGAAGAACTCGGTGGACCACCTCCTGACCGCTATAGAGCACGGCTTCGGTTTCGAGGTAACAGGGGCTCCCCTGGTAATAGCCGACGGACTCAGGAGCGGGAACTTTCAGGAGATCCCCGTGAGGGGAGAGGTTTTTTCCTCGGTCAAGATAGCCTCGGACATTCGTTCTTCCGACTCGATGGTAGTACTGTCCCATTTCAAGGGGCACGTCATGGCTGGTTTCGGAGGTGCGGTGAAAAATCTAGCCATGGGATGTGCTCCCGCCGAGGGTAAGAAGGAGCAGCATTCGGCCAGGATGTCGGTGGACGACGAAAAATGCGTGGGATGCGGCCGTTGTTTCAGAAACTGCCCGGTCAAGGCCATCTCCATGACGGGAGGAAAGGCCGTTATAGATAAGGATGTCTGTATCGGCTGCGGCGAATGTCTCACTGTCTGTCCCGCCTCGGCGATCTCCCTGGACTGGAGGACCGACGTAGTCCAGTTTCACCGGAGGATGGCCGAGTACGCTCTGGGAGCCGTGGCGGACAAGGAAACAAAGACGGTTTTTTTGAACTTCATAATGGACGTGACGCCTCAGTGCGATTGCGTCCCTTGGAGCGACGCCTCGGTGGTGCCCGACATAGGACTTGCTGCCTCGACCGATCCCGTAGCTTTGGACAAGGCCTGTCTCGATATGGTGATCTCCAGGGCCGGGACCGATCCCTTCAAGGATCTGTACGATAAGATAGATTCGATGGAGCAGCTTCGTCACGGAGAGGCCGTCGGATTGGGCCATCTGGATTACGTTCTGAGGGAGATGTAG